The genomic interval GGCAAGTTGCGGGGATAGCTGCCGGACGGCGGACGATGGCCGAAAACGGCCGGAAGTTGCCGTCTCTTATTCGTCACCCCGGACTTGATCCGGGGTCCATTCACGCAGCGTGGAAAGAATGGATCCCGGATCAGGTCCGGGATGACGAATGTCTGAGACCGATCGATTGCGGGCCTCTTAACATCGTCATTCCCGCGAAAGCGGGAACCCAGTTGCGACCTTTGCTCGCTGGGTTCCCGCTTTCGCGGGAATGACGAGGGTTGGTAGTCTGGAACATCTGCTCCCCACCCCAAAAGTCGATGTGCGTAGGGTCATGGAGTAAGGCGCCTCACGCCGCCATCAGCCTGATATCCTCGCGGAAATCCTCGTCCACCCCGATGCGGCTTCGCATCGGGGTGACGATAGCATCGGCATCGGCGTCGCCTTCCTCGAACAGCGCGCAGGGCGCATCGCCGCCGCGCGCGAGGCTGTAACGCTGCGCGACCTTGCCGGTCGGGCGAAAGCCCAGCTTGCGCAGCACCGCGCCCGACGCGGGATTGTCGAGGAAGTGGCCGGCGGTCAGCTTCGGCAGGTTCATCGCGCGCGCGATGTGGAGGAGCTGGCGCCCCGCCTCGGTCGCGAAACCGAGACCCCAATAGGGCCGGGCGATCCAGTAACCCATTTCGAGCTCGCCTTCGGGGCTGGGCGAAATGCCGCAGCCGCCGACGAGGCGCGGCGCGCCGCCGGTGCGCGCGAAGATCAGGAAGCGCGGCTGGTTCGGGTCGAGCGGCAGGCTCAGGAACGTCTGCGCCTCCGCCTCGCCATAGGGCCAGGGCGCGCGCGACAGGTTGCGGACCACCGCTTCCTCGCCGATCGCACGGGCGAGCGCGGGGGCATCTTCGAGCCAGCCGGGCCGCAGCAACAGTCTTTCGGTACGCGCGAACATGTTTTCAAACTC from uncultured Sphingopyxis sp. carries:
- a CDS encoding GNAT family N-acetyltransferase; protein product: MFARTERLLLRPGWLEDAPALARAIGEEAVVRNLSRAPWPYGEAEAQTFLSLPLDPNQPRFLIFARTGGAPRLVGGCGISPSPEGELEMGYWIARPYWGLGFATEAGRQLLHIARAMNLPKLTAGHFLDNPASGAVLRKLGFRPTGKVAQRYSLARGGDAPCALFEEGDADADAIVTPMRSRIGVDEDFREDIRLMAA